From the genome of Solidesulfovibrio carbinolicus, one region includes:
- a CDS encoding UbiD family decarboxylase, with amino-acid sequence MQKGFPRQYDDLNAHLEKLDKAGLLWTINDPINKDRHLHPFVRWGYVGDVGTVVANNPKRAFLFTNVTDSKGRSYQGDCDVMVGGTAGSPAIYAASLGIDDAGDDLTALSQKIFAKWVQAFEKPVAAVEIPSEEAPVHEVVLTGDALKGGQGKGLAGLPVPNNTPGWDTAPYFSAGLWITKDLDTGVENISQNRCSLKASDRMTAMWLIQTNGGAHNNWVKYKERGEKMPVALIVGAPPMLQVIGPQKTPEHLNDLDVAGGLAGVPYRKVACKTVPLMAPADAQIIIEGWIDPTKLEMEAPFGESYGNMSVEEYNHSVEVTAITRRKKATITSMISQMAPSESGVIKQLNYSAVMLNHLKNTLYVRQVKDVALHGPMIGVSRLTVIVLEKNTPRTEVWRALTGASAFMRSVGKITVAVDEDINPNNVEEVLWAIAYRTDLMKSVKIEDYQANGHAPKLRDREWEAKIMIDATMHYPMPPVALPTKDIMEEARELWEKAGLPKIAPRWKWYGYSLGDWCEEWTKCADRAVAGDWLLNGIRTAVLVDTDAVGGPTAGVPRKGVVRYNEETGQVEYPEGFPLRDKFNTDE; translated from the coding sequence ATGCAGAAGGGTTTCCCGCGCCAGTACGACGACTTAAACGCCCATCTCGAAAAGCTCGACAAGGCCGGCCTGCTGTGGACCATAAATGATCCCATCAACAAGGACCGCCACCTGCACCCCTTCGTGCGCTGGGGCTATGTCGGCGACGTGGGCACGGTGGTGGCCAACAACCCCAAGCGCGCCTTCCTGTTTACCAACGTCACCGACAGCAAGGGCCGCTCGTATCAGGGCGACTGCGACGTGATGGTGGGCGGCACGGCCGGTTCCCCGGCCATCTACGCGGCGTCGCTGGGCATCGACGACGCCGGCGACGACCTCACCGCCCTGTCCCAGAAGATCTTCGCCAAATGGGTCCAGGCCTTTGAAAAGCCGGTTGCGGCCGTGGAGATTCCCTCCGAGGAAGCCCCGGTCCATGAAGTGGTGCTCACCGGCGACGCCCTCAAAGGCGGCCAAGGCAAGGGCCTGGCCGGCCTGCCCGTGCCCAACAACACCCCGGGCTGGGACACGGCCCCGTATTTCTCGGCCGGGCTGTGGATCACCAAGGACCTGGACACGGGGGTGGAAAACATCAGCCAGAACCGGTGCAGCCTCAAGGCCTCCGACCGCATGACCGCCATGTGGCTCATCCAGACCAACGGCGGAGCCCACAACAACTGGGTGAAATACAAGGAGCGCGGCGAGAAGATGCCTGTGGCGCTCATTGTCGGCGCGCCGCCCATGCTGCAGGTCATCGGACCCCAGAAGACCCCCGAGCATCTCAACGACCTCGACGTGGCCGGCGGCCTGGCCGGCGTGCCCTACCGCAAGGTGGCCTGCAAGACCGTGCCGCTCATGGCCCCGGCCGACGCCCAGATCATCATTGAAGGCTGGATCGACCCGACCAAGCTCGAAATGGAAGCGCCCTTCGGCGAATCCTACGGCAACATGAGCGTGGAGGAATACAACCACTCCGTCGAGGTCACGGCCATCACCCGGCGCAAGAAAGCCACCATCACCTCCATGATCTCCCAGATGGCCCCATCGGAATCCGGCGTCATCAAGCAGCTCAACTACAGCGCGGTGATGCTCAACCACCTCAAAAACACGCTGTACGTGCGCCAGGTCAAGGACGTGGCCCTGCACGGCCCCATGATCGGCGTCTCACGTCTGACGGTCATCGTGCTCGAAAAAAACACCCCGCGCACCGAAGTCTGGCGGGCGCTTACCGGCGCCAGCGCCTTCATGCGGTCTGTCGGCAAGATCACCGTGGCCGTGGACGAGGACATCAACCCCAACAACGTCGAGGAAGTGCTGTGGGCCATCGCCTACCGCACCGACCTCATGAAGTCGGTGAAAATCGAGGACTACCAGGCCAACGGCCACGCCCCCAAGCTGCGCGACCGGGAATGGGAGGCCAAGATCATGATCGACGCCACCATGCACTATCCCATGCCGCCGGTGGCCCTGCCGACCAAGGACATCATGGAAGAGGCCCGGGAGCTGTGGGAAAAGGCCGGGCTGCCCAAAATCGCCCCGCGCTGGAAGTGGTACGGCTACAGCCTGGGCGACTGGTGCGAGGAATGGACCAAGTGCGCTGACCGGGCCGTGGCCGGCGATTGGCTCTTAAACGGCATCCGCACCGCCGTGCTGGTCGATACCGACGCCGTGGGCGGCCCCACCGCCGGCGTGCCGCGCAAGGGCGTGGTGCGCTACAACGAAGAGACCGGCCAGGTGGAATATCCCGAAGGCTTCCCGCTGCGCGACAAGTTCAACACCGACGAATAA
- a CDS encoding UbiD family decarboxylase domain-containing protein, which produces MPQQDLASFVAELESIGQLVRIAEEKRVDELPAVMEVHPDKAVLVEKVKDCEFQFLAGAYCTREQYAHAMKCD; this is translated from the coding sequence ATGCCCCAGCAGGATCTTGCGTCTTTTGTCGCCGAACTGGAGTCCATCGGCCAGCTTGTGCGCATTGCCGAGGAAAAGCGGGTGGACGAGCTGCCCGCCGTCATGGAAGTCCACCCGGACAAGGCCGTGCTGGTGGAAAAGGTCAAGGATTGCGAGTTCCAGTTCCTGGCCGGGGCCTACTGCACCCGCGAGCAGTACGCCCACGCCATGAAATGCGACTGA
- a CDS encoding TetR/AcrR family transcriptional regulator, which yields MPRPSKTTLLDHGRRTVIDYESDTVRRILDAAESLFAANCFAGTRMEEIAAAAGVNKATIYYHIGDKEKLYDVVLTRHFAYFADRLERELADCDDPIEGLRGVIRIHAEGFSHNSNAPRTIAHELAGGSRRSSPELLAIYARIHNVTARFVRQGVAAGRLLPVDTAVLQMLMAGSLLVSTINAPFRTRLAETLDKDQPPPMPSVLDIAAFLDSVVIAALQAAPSR from the coding sequence ATGCCGCGCCCCAGCAAAACAACACTTCTCGACCACGGCCGCCGCACGGTCATCGACTACGAGTCCGACACCGTGCGCCGCATCCTCGACGCCGCCGAATCCCTATTTGCCGCCAACTGTTTCGCCGGCACGCGCATGGAGGAGATCGCCGCCGCCGCCGGGGTCAACAAGGCCACCATCTATTACCACATCGGCGACAAGGAAAAGCTCTACGACGTGGTGCTCACCCGCCATTTCGCCTATTTCGCCGATCGCCTGGAGCGCGAACTGGCCGACTGCGACGACCCAATCGAGGGGCTGCGCGGGGTCATCCGCATCCACGCCGAGGGTTTTTCCCACAATTCCAACGCCCCGCGCACCATCGCCCACGAGCTGGCCGGCGGCTCCCGGCGCTCATCCCCAGAGCTGTTGGCCATCTACGCCCGCATCCACAACGTCACCGCCCGCTTCGTCCGCCAGGGCGTGGCCGCCGGACGCTTGCTGCCCGTGGACACGGCCGTGCTGCAGATGCTCATGGCCGGCAGCCTGCTGGTCAGCACCATAAACGCGCCCTTTCGCACCCGCCTGGCCGAGACCCTGGACAAAGACCAGCCGCCCCCCATGCCAAGCGTCCTCGACATCGCGGCGTTTTTGGACAGCGTGGTGATTGCGGCCCTGCAGGCCGCTCCTTCCCGCTAA
- a CDS encoding UbiD family decarboxylase → MTQQPAGYDDLDAQLDKLAAAGLLHTIDRPIDKDREMHPLVRWQYRGGIPEHRRKAFLFTNPTDAKGRHYPDARVAIGVFAATPEVYALGLGRKPEDIGQAWLDAIAAPIAPKEVTDAPCQEVVITGDELLGEGKGLDALPIPISTPGYDTAPYLTAALWATRDPESGIQNLGLYRGNLKASNRLVVMMERSTLAGGGVHWRKYKAKGEKMPVAVVIGAPPVVAYTGPQKLPLDCDELTVAGGLAGCPIEVVRGKTVDLLVPAAAQVIIEGLIDTDALEPEGPFGESHGYMALEEYNFSMTVTAITRRRKYTVASIISQVTPCESSVIKKVAYEPLYLNHLRDTLNIKGVARVTMHEPLTNLRRFLFITIANGTPNTEVWRALNGAASFTPAIGKFCVAIDEDIDPANTDQVLWAMAYRSNPVADVVIIPHRGKGHGPELPGHQVDSTMLIDATAKGVFPPVALPKAEFMERARTIWEELQLPELAPETPWSGYSLGDWCAEWDACAKRAANGDWLANGRRSAANRSATAEPQDPARGIVWAEK, encoded by the coding sequence ATGACGCAACAACCCGCCGGTTACGACGATCTCGATGCCCAACTCGACAAACTGGCCGCCGCCGGCCTGCTCCACACCATCGACCGCCCCATCGACAAGGACCGGGAAATGCACCCGCTGGTGCGCTGGCAGTACCGGGGCGGCATCCCCGAACACCGGCGCAAGGCCTTTCTCTTCACCAACCCCACCGACGCCAAGGGCCGCCACTATCCCGACGCCCGGGTGGCCATCGGCGTTTTCGCCGCCACGCCCGAGGTCTACGCCCTGGGCCTTGGCCGCAAACCCGAGGACATCGGCCAGGCCTGGCTGGACGCCATAGCCGCCCCCATCGCGCCCAAGGAAGTCACTGACGCGCCCTGCCAGGAAGTGGTCATCACCGGCGACGAGCTCCTGGGCGAAGGCAAGGGCCTGGACGCCCTGCCCATCCCCATTTCCACCCCGGGCTACGACACCGCCCCCTACCTCACCGCCGCCCTGTGGGCCACCCGCGACCCGGAATCGGGCATCCAGAACCTGGGCCTGTACCGGGGCAACCTCAAGGCCTCCAACCGGCTGGTCGTCATGATGGAGCGTTCGACCCTGGCCGGCGGCGGCGTCCACTGGCGCAAATACAAGGCCAAGGGCGAAAAGATGCCCGTGGCCGTGGTCATCGGCGCGCCGCCGGTCGTCGCCTACACCGGGCCGCAGAAGCTGCCCCTGGACTGCGACGAGCTCACCGTGGCCGGGGGGCTGGCCGGCTGTCCCATCGAGGTCGTGCGCGGCAAGACCGTCGATCTTCTCGTACCGGCGGCCGCCCAGGTCATCATCGAAGGCCTGATCGACACCGACGCCCTGGAGCCCGAAGGCCCCTTTGGCGAATCCCACGGCTACATGGCCCTGGAGGAATACAACTTCTCCATGACGGTGACGGCCATCACCCGACGCAGGAAATACACCGTGGCCTCCATCATCTCCCAGGTGACCCCCTGCGAATCGAGCGTGATCAAAAAGGTCGCCTACGAGCCGCTCTACCTGAACCACCTGCGCGACACCTTGAATATCAAGGGCGTCGCCCGGGTGACTATGCACGAGCCGCTGACCAACCTGCGGCGGTTTCTGTTTATCACCATCGCCAACGGCACCCCCAACACCGAGGTCTGGCGGGCGCTGAACGGCGCGGCCTCCTTCACCCCGGCCATCGGCAAGTTCTGCGTGGCCATCGACGAGGACATCGACCCGGCCAACACCGATCAGGTGCTGTGGGCCATGGCCTACCGCTCCAATCCCGTGGCCGACGTCGTCATCATCCCCCATCGCGGCAAGGGCCACGGCCCGGAGCTGCCCGGCCATCAGGTCGATTCCACCATGCTCATCGACGCCACGGCCAAGGGCGTGTTCCCGCCGGTGGCCCTGCCCAAGGCCGAATTCATGGAGCGGGCCAGGACCATCTGGGAGGAGCTGCAACTCCCGGAACTGGCCCCGGAGACGCCCTGGAGCGGCTACAGCCTGGGCGACTGGTGCGCCGAGTGGGACGCCTGCGCCAAGCGCGCCGCCAACGGCGACTGGCTGGCCAACGGCCGCCGCTCGGCCGCCAACCGCAGCGCCACGGCCGAACCCCAGGACCCGGCCCGGGGCATCGTCTGGGCCGAAAAGTAA
- a CDS encoding UbiX family flavin prenyltransferase: MKRLIVGISGASGVVYGIRLLEVLRHSPDVETHLILSKGAAVTLALETKHTPESVAALAGVSHAHDNLAAAISSGSFGADGMVVAPCSMKSLAQIALSLNDNLLTRAADVTLKERRKLVLVPRETPLHLGHLRHMAALAEMGAVLLPPMPSFYHGPQTIMDVVDQTVGKILDQFAIPHDLFRRWSGGNH, translated from the coding sequence ATGAAACGCCTCATTGTCGGCATTTCCGGAGCCAGCGGCGTCGTTTACGGCATCCGGCTCCTGGAAGTCCTGCGCCACAGCCCGGACGTCGAAACCCATCTCATCCTCAGCAAGGGCGCGGCCGTGACCCTGGCCCTGGAAACCAAGCACACCCCCGAGTCCGTGGCCGCCCTGGCCGGCGTCAGCCACGCCCACGACAATCTGGCCGCCGCCATTTCCAGCGGCTCCTTTGGGGCCGACGGCATGGTCGTGGCCCCCTGCTCCATGAAAAGCCTGGCCCAGATCGCCCTGTCCTTAAACGACAACCTGCTCACGCGCGCCGCCGACGTGACGCTCAAGGAACGCCGTAAGCTCGTCCTCGTGCCCCGCGAAACGCCGCTGCATCTGGGGCATCTGCGCCACATGGCCGCCCTGGCCGAGATGGGGGCGGTCCTTTTGCCGCCCATGCCGTCCTTCTACCACGGCCCGCAAACCATCATGGACGTGGTGGACCAGACCGTGGGCAAGATTCTCGATCAGTTCGCCATCCCCCACGATCTGTTTCGCCGCTGGTCCGGCGGCAATCACTGA